In the Candidatus Methylomirabilota bacterium genome, CAAGGTGACGAACGCGCACGGCGTCTCGCCCCACCTCTCGTCCGGCCGCGCCACCACCGCCGCCTCCATCACCGCCGGGTGACGGTAGAGCACCTCCTCCACCTCCAGCGAGGAGATGTTCTCGCCACCCGAGATGATCACGTCCTTCGACCGATCCTTGATCTCGACGTAGCCGTCCGGGTGCCAGACCGCCAGGTCGCCGGTGTGGAACCACCCGTCGCGGAGCGCCTCGTCGGTGGCCGCCGGGTTCTTGAGATACCCCTTCATCACCGTGTTGCTCCGCAGCACGATCTCGCCCAGCGCCCGGCCGTCGCGGGGCACCGGCGCGCCGGTCTTCGGGTCCATGACCGCGAGCTGCTCGAGCGTGGGATAGCCCACGCCCTGCCGCGCCATCTTCGCGGCGCGGTCGGGCAGCGGCAGGTGCTCCCAGCCCTCCTGCCAGGCACAGAGCGTGGCCGGACCATAGCTCTCGGTGAGCCCGTAGAGGTGCGTGACCCGGAAGCCCATCGCCTCCATGGCCGCGATGACCGGCGTCGGCGGCGCCGCGCCGCCGGTGGCGAACTCCACCACGTGATCGAAAGCCGTCCTGGTCTCGGCGGGCGCGTGGATGAGCATCGTCATCACCACCGGCGCCCCGCACATGTGCGTGACCCGGTGCCGCGCGATCGCCGGGAAGACGAGCGCCGGGTCCACGCGGCGCAGGCACACGTGGGTGCCGCCGACGGCGGTGGTGGCCCACGTGTAGGTCCAGCCGCTGCAGTGGAACATCGGCAGCGTCCAGAGGTACACGGAGCGCGGCGTGAGCCCGAAGGCCAGCGCGTTGCCGAGCGCGTTCAGGTAGGCGCCCCGGTGATGGTAGACCACGCCCTTGGGATTGCCGGTCGTGCCCGACGTATAGAGGAGGCAGATCGCCTCCCACTCGTCGGCCGGCCGCACCGGCTCGAAGTCGGGATCCCCCTCGGCCAGCAGGCCCTCGTAGTCCGTCTCGCCGAGCCGCCGCCCCTCGCCCTCGTAGAGCGGGTCGTCGATGTCGATCACGACCGGCCGGCGCCGGCTCTGCCCGAGCGCGGCCTCGAGGGTCAAGGCAAACTCGCGGTCCGTGATCAGCACCTTCGCCTCGCTGTGCTCGAGGAGGAAGGCAATCGTGCGCGCGTCCAGCCGGTAGTTCAGCGCGTTCAGCACCGCGCCGGCCATGGGCACACCCAGGTGCGCCTCCAGCATGGCGGGCACGTTGGGGGCCATGATCGCCACGGTGTCGCCGGAGCCGATGCCGCGGCGGGCGAGCGCCGAGGCCAGCCGGCGGCAGCGTGCGGCGAACTCGGCATACGTGAAGATGCGCTCGCCGTGGATGACCGCGGGCTTGTCGGGGTAGACCGCGGCCGAGCGGGCGAGGAAGGAGATCGGGGTCAGCGGGACGTAGTTGGCGGGGCGGCGAGGGAGGCCGGCGGCGTAGGGGGAGGCGCGCCGGGCCGACGCCTTGGCCTTCGCCGGCATCTGGCGCCTGGCCGTCGTGTTGCGCTTCGCCGGTCTTCTCGCGCTCACGTGTCCTGGCCGAAGCCGACGAAGAGCCCGGGAGGCGGGGTCAGATCCCGAGCAGGCTCTTCAGCACCGGCTTGTTGAAGCCGCGCACCACCTGATCCCCGACCACGATCACCGGGATGCTCATCCCCCCGCTCAGCTTGATGAGCTCGTCCCGCGCACCGTCGTCCGCCAGCACGTTGATGTCCTCGAACGCGATCCCCTGAGACGAAAGAAACTCTTTCGCCGCCTTGCAGGGGCCTCAGGTGGGGCTGCTGAAGACTCGAACCTTCAACGCAGGGTCAGCCATGATGCCTCCTGTCGATAGGGTTGCGCCAAGAATACACGGCGCGCGCCGCGGATCGCTACCAGATCTTCGAGCTCGCGATCGACCGGCCTCTAACGGTCGCGGCGTCTTTCCCGCGCAAGGCGCGCGAGCAGGGGCACCTCGGCGATCTTCTCGTCGGTCAGCGCGCTCCACACGATGCCCTTCGGTCGGCGGTGGCGCCGGGGACACCGGATCGTTTCGTCCGGGGTCACGATCAGGTCGAGCGGGATGTCGTGTGCGAGCATCGGGATCGGCTCGCTGACGATCTGAAGCGGATGGACCGTGGTGGCGACGGTGGTCCATCGGCCGACCAGGCCGAGCTCCGTCAGCAGCGCAAACTCCAGATCCGAGAAGCCGCCGCCCTTGCCCGCGCGCGCGCCGTCCCGACGGACCGCGACCGATCCCGCGACGATCAGCTCGATCCTCGGCATGTCCTTCGGCAGCGTGGCCTTGCCAAGCTTGCCCGCGCCGCGGATGCTGGCCGCCGCGCGCTCGCGGCCCGCGAGCCGCCGCGGGTCGAGCTCGAGGAACCAGCGCTCCTCGCGAAGGCGCGGCACGGCCATGAACACGCGCTTGCCCTGCTCGAGGGCCAGCGCCCGCACGGGCAGCTGCGGCGCGTCGGGATTGCACTTGATCACGCGCGCGGCCTGCCACGCCGACGATTGCGCGAGCCGCCGAGCCGCCGCCTCCGCACCGACGAAGTTCGGGATGCGCCCGACCGCGCCGGGGAAGCGCGCGACCCGCCGCTCGGTGAGGAGCGACCAGACGCGCTCCCGCGTTGCCTGCTTGCTTGCAGCGGCGTGTCCGGCGCGCGTCGTCTCCACGGCTTGACCGTACCACCGCCCGCGAGGCGGTGTGCGACGAGCGCCCGAGTGAGCCCGCCCGTCAGAACACGGTGAGGTCGGCCTCGACGCCAGCCAGCACCGCGCCGGCGGTCGTGAAGACGTCGCGCTTCACCAGGAAGTGCTGGGTTATCGCGTGGACGTCACGGAAGCGGCGCTGGAGGGGGCTGCCAGCGTAGATCGCACTGCCGCCGCCCGCGTGGTAGGCCATGTCCACGACGGAAGCCGCGGTCGTGGCGGCCAAGGTGGTCGCCGCTCGCATGCGGGCGCGGTGCTCGGGTGTGAACTCGGCGCCGGCCACCGCCGTCCCCCACGCGGCGGCGGCGTCGGCGTACAGCAGGCCGCGGGCCGCGCGCAGCTGCGCGTCGGCCGCACCGAGCTGGTTCTGGAACAGCGGGTTGGTGGCGAGCGCGGTGTGAGCGAGCAAGGGCACCTTGCTCCGCGAGAGCGCGAGTATGTCCTCCAGCGCCCCCTCGGCGATGCCGATCGCAACGCTGGCGACCCCGAAGGCGAAGACCGGCGGCATGGGCATCCGCAGCAGCGGCTCGTCCAGGCACGGCGGATCCGAGAAGGGCAGGCACGTCCGATCGGCCGCGACGAACACGTCGTGCGCGACGAAATGATGGCTCCCGGTGCCGCACAGCCCGGAGACCGACCAGGTGTCCTCGATCTCGGTCTGATCGGGTGAGAACAGCACGGTGCGCAGCCGGGGAGCAACCTCGTGGTCCTCCATGCAGTTGCCGAACAGCCACTGGCAATCCTCGCAGCCGCTGGCGAACGCCCACCGACCGGTCACGCGGTATCCGCCGTCCACCGGCACGGCCGTCCCCGAAGGAGCGAACACACCACCCAGGATGACGTCGGGCCCGTTGGCGTACAGGGCGTCGAACGTCGCGCGGGGAATGCTGCCCACGTTGATCCAGCCGCCCGCCAGGTTCACGGTTGTCCAGGCCACCGACGCATCCGCGCGGCTCAGCTCCTCGATCACACTCATCGCGCTCGGCAGGTCGAAGCCGCCGCCCCCGTGGCTACGCGGCACCAGCATGCGGAAGCAGCCCGCCGCGGTCAGGTCGCGGATCAGGTCACGCGGCAGCCGCCGCGCCTTTTCGATCTCGGCGGCGCGGGCGGTGATCTTCGGCGCTAGGGCGCGGACGGCATCGAGGACCGACGCGTGTCGGGTCACCTTCGGATCGGTGGCAGTCGCCATGGTGTGTCTCCTTTCAGGTTGGATCCCAGGAGACACCGTAGGCGCGGGCACTCACGCGCGCATCGACCGTTCGGGCCAAATTTCACGGTCGAGGAGCGTGGTACGTTCGTACCACGAGAGGCGTCAGACCAGGTCGCGCTGGAACGCGAAGGCGGTGGCCGCCGCCCGCGACGACACCCCGATCTTGTTGAAGATGTTCTGCAGGTGGCGCCGGACCGTGTGGTCGCTGAGGACCAGCGCCTTCGCGATCTCCCGGTTGCTCCTGCCCTCTGCGACCAGGCGAAGCACCTCGACCTCACGGGCGGTGAGCCCGCCCGGTGGCGGCGCGGTGGCCGCGCGGGACAGCGCCTCCACCCGGGCCACGTCCGGCGCGGCCCCGAGCTGCCGGAAGACCCAGCGCGCGGTGTCGAGCTCCATCTGCGCGGTGTCGTCGTCGCCGAGCGCCCGGCAGGCCAGCGCGATGAGCACGCGGACCCGCGCGGCCTCGTAGGGTGCCTCGATCCCCTGCCAGGCCGCCCAGGCCTTCCGCAATGCGGTGAGCGCGGCGCGGCCGTCGCCCTCGGCGAGGAAGGTGGCGCCCGTGGCGTGCGCGGCCATCGCGCGCAGCAGCGGCGCATCGAGCGCCTCCGCAATGCGGTTCAGCTCGTCGGCGCCGGCGCGCGCCGCCGCCACGTCGTTCGCGGCCAGCATGATCTCGACGTGCGCAGCCAGCAGCCTGGAGCGCGCGGCCTGATCACCGGCCTCGTCCATCAGCCGGCGGATGGCCGCCGCGGCGGCCTCGGTCTTGCCCTGCGCCAGCCGCAGCAAGGCGAGACCGGGCTGCGAGTCGCGGCCCGCCTGGCTCGCCTCGCGATAGACCTCCTCGGCCCGCGCGAGCTCGCCGCGCAGCCGGTGCAGCTCGGCCTGAAGATAGAGCGCCCCGCCGACCCAGGATCGGCCCACGGTCTCGCCGGGCCGGTCGCACGCGTTCCTGGCCTCGCGCATGGCGTCCGCCCAGGCCCCCTCCAGCTGCATGATCTCCGCGCGGTGCACCCGGCACTGGCCGCGATAGGGCACCAGGTCCGGCTGCGACGCACACCACTGGCCGAGCGCCTTCGTCCACTCCTTCGCCCGGCGCAGGTCGAAGATCTCCTGGCATTCCCCGATCACCGCGCAGTAGATGATGCCGACGCCGACCGGCGACAGCTCACCGGTGGTCACCGCCACCATGACCTCGTCGAACAGGGCCACCCCTTCCGCCGTCCGCCCCGCCCGGATGAGCGCCTCGCCGACCCCCACGCGGCCGAACGCCATCAGCTGCGCATCACCGAAGCGCTCGCCGAGCCGCGCCGCCTGATCGAACGTGGCATGCAGCGTCGCGTTGTCCCCCTCCCACATGCGCCGCAGCGCCTGGAGCACGAGCAGGTAGCCGCGCTCCACGCAGTCGTGCCCGCCATCGTCCAGCAGCCGCTGGCCGCGGGCGAGCCAGCCGCCGCTCTTCGCCGACTCGCCCTGGAGCAGCGACGTGAAGCCGAGCCAGAACGCGCACCGCGCCGCCCCCGGCGCCGCCCCCTGGCCGAGGAACGCGTGATGCGCCCGCGTCCAGGCCTCCGCGCTCTCAGCGTCGCGGCCGACCAGGTGCGCGGCGATCGCGAGCCGCTCGAGGTCTTCGGGCGCGAGCGCCGATTCGCGATCAGCGTCGCTGAGCTGCGAGTAGGCATCGCCCCACGCCTGCCGCTCGAACACCGCACGCGCTTGATCGAGCGAGCTGTCCGCGGTCACGGCGCGCGCCACAGGATGTCGTTACGGGTATCGCGGACGTTGAGGGTGACCATCCGCCACGCGGGCACCCAGTCGCTGATGCCGTAGCGGTGGGACACGATCCGGCTGCCGGGCTTGAGCTGGCTCGTGAGCTTCGAACGCAGTCGCGCATCCAGCTCCGGCGAGAGGAAGAGCGTGACCACCGTGGCGAGCTGGATATCGGTGTCGAAGAGGTCCTGGACGCGGAACGTCAGGCAGTCGGCCACGCCATCGCAGGTGGCGTTGGCGAGGGTGGACATAGCGTTCGCGATCTCAAAGCCAATCCAACGAAGATGACGTCGAGCTTGGCGGGAATGGGGGCCTCGCCGCCGCCGGGGGGCACCCCGGCGGTGCAGCCGACCAGCGATAGTTCGCCGGCTCATGCCATGAGTGTACGCGGCCGAGAAAGGGAACACAGCCGGCAACGAGGGAAGGGCTCAGGAGGCGTGCGCGCCCAGTGGGAGCATTTTAGTGTCTTCCCGATCCCCCTTGAGTCGCGTGGCCGCCGAGAGGACCTGTCCATCAGCCCGCTCCACGGTTAGGTACCCCACAGAGCGGAAGGTCCCCGTACAGGGTCCACAGAATCTCGACCTCGGGCGTGGCTTCAAAGTCAGTGGGCGGCGCCGGGTACTGTCGCTGCGTCAACGTAAGCACGGCTGGCATTCCGGTCAACGTCGAACGTCCAGACCCTGGCCCGTGTCCTGGTCTCTCGATGCTTGTCGGTCACCGTGGGCCGCGGTTGCTCAGTCGATGCCGCAGCAGATCGTCCCCTTGGACTCCGCAACAAACAAGTACAGGTCAGATGGCCGGAAGGCTAGCCCCACTTGTGCACCTTCCGGAAACTCCTCTGTGGCCGTCGCTACCACCTTCACCCGCGTGCCGTCGGTCACCTCCACGAGCATTTCATCCTCCAGGCCCAGCGGCTCACGCAAAAATACGCGGCCAGCAGGTCGATCGGGCCCCGCCGGAATCAATCGCAACGCCTGCGGTCGGATGCCAACGTCCACCCGCTTCAATCCTTGCAAGGCCGAGTGGTGGCGCGGCGCCACCGGAGTCTGCCTGCCCAGCAGCTCGATCGCCAGCCCGCTCGCCGTCTCCACCACCGTAGCCGGAATGATGTTCATCGCCGGCGTCCCGATAAACGTCGCCACCGTCACATCCGCCGGACGCGCGAACAATTCCCGCGGCGGCGCTACCTGCAGCGCCCGCCCCTGGTCCATCACCGCCACCCGCGTGGACATGGTCATCGCCTCGACCTGGTCGTGGGTGACGTAGATGATGGTGGACGAGATCTGCCGGTGCAGGCGCAGGATCTCGGTGCGCATTTCTACTCGAAGCCTTGCGTCCAGAGCTGAAAGAGGTTCGTCCATCAGCAGCACCTTGGGCTCCCGGATCAGCGCGCGGCCGATGGCCACGCGCTGCTGCTGGCCGCCGGAGAGCTGGCCGGGCTTCTGCGTGAGCTTGTCGGTGAGGCCGAGGGTCGCCGCCACCTTCTCCACCTTCGCCTCCACCTGAGCCTTTGGCAGGCCGGCGATGCGCAGGGGGTAGCCGATGTTCTGGCGCACGGTCATGTAGGGGAAGAGCGCGATGTCCTGGAAGACCATGGCGATGTCGCGCTGCTGCGGGGGCAGCGCGGTCACGTCGGTGTCGCCGAACCAGATGCGGCCGGCGGTGGGCGTCTCGAGGCCGGCGATCATCCGCAGCGTGGTCGTCTTGCCGCAGCCGGAGGGGCCGACGAAGGTGAAGAACCCGCGCTCGCCGATCTCGAGCGACAGGTCGCGCACCGCCAGGACGGCGCGGGTGCCGCGCCCGAACGTCTTCTGCACGCCCTCCAGCCGGACCTTGAAGGCCATCGCGGGAGTCCCTACCCCGCCGTCCGCAGGCCGCTCAGCAGGTAGCGCTGAAGGAAGAACACCAGCAGGAACGTGGGCACCGAGACCAGCACCGCGGCGGCCATCACCATGCCCCAGTGCACGCCGGTCTGCTCCACGAAGGTGGCCAGACCGACGGGCAGCGTGAACATCTTGCGATCGGTCTGGAGGATGAACGCGAAGGTGAAGTCGTTCCAGGAGAGCGCGAACGAGAAGATGGCCACCGAGAGGATGCCGGGCCGCGCCGACGGCAGGCACACCTGGCGCAGGGCGGCGAGTCGGCCGGCGCCGGAGGTCCACGCGGCCTCCTCCAGCGAGACGGGCACGATCTGGAAGTACTGCCACATGAGCCAGATGTTGAGCGGCAGGCTGATGGCCATGTGGGCCAGGATCAGGCCCAGGTAGCTGTTCCGCATCTGGAGCGCGGAGAACAGGATGTACAGCGGGATCACCATAAGGATGGGCGGGAACATGTAGGAGAAGAGGGTCCCGAACGCGAAACCCTTCTTGCCCGGGAAGGCGAAACGGGTGAGGCCGTAGCCGGCCAGCGTGGCCGCGATCACGTTCAGCACGATGGCGCCGGCGGCCGCGATGAGGCTGTTGCGCAGGTAGGTCAGGAACTCGGTGGCGAAGAGCAGCTCGCGATAGTTCGCCAGCGAGAGATCCAGGCGGAAGAGCTTGTAGGGCGGCTTGAACAGCACCTCGCGCGGCGTGAAGGACGACAGCAGCATCCAGTAGAACGGAAAGGCCACGACCACCAGCACCGCGAGCAGCAGGGCCAGCGGGGCGCAGCGTCTCACCGGCCCACCTCGATCTCGCGCGTGGGGTCGAAGAGCTTGAAGTAGAGGAATGCGCCCGCCAGCAGCACCACGAACATCACGGCGCACGCCGCCGCGGCCAGGCCGAAGTCGAACTCCTCGAAGGCCAGCCGGTAGGCGTAGAGCGGCAGGGTCTCGGTGGCCTTGAGCGGGCCACCGTGGGTCACCAGCCAGATCGAGTCGAACTTGTTGAACATCCAGATGCCGCGCAGCAGCGCGATCACGATCAGCGTGGTGCGCAGCGCAGGCAGCGTCACGTCGAGGAATGCGCGCCACGGCCCGGCGCCGGAGACGGCGGCCGCCTCGTAGAGCTTCGGGTTGATGGACTGAAGCCGCGCCAGGATCAGCAGCGTGGCGAAGGAGCCGTACTGCCAGCCGGCCATGCCGATCACCGCCCACATCGCCGTGCCGAGGCCGCCGAAGAAGTTCACCGGGTGGGAGACGGCGCCGGTCTGCATCAGCAGCTGGTTGATCACGCCGTACTCCTGCGAGAGCAGCCACTGGAAGACCAGTGCCACCACGATGGACGGCACCAGGTACGGCAGCACGAAGAGGCTCCGCACCACCGTGCTGCCGGCGAAGGCGCGGTTCAGGAGGAGGGCGGAGCCGAGGCCGATCACGAGCTGGAGGCCGACCGAGCCCGCCGTGAATACCACCGAGCGGCCGAAGGCGTGCCACAACTCGGGCTCATTGAAGATGTAGCGGTAGTTGTCGAGCCCGACCCACGTCATCGCCGGGTTGAACGCGGTCTTCTTGAAGAAGGACAGCGCGACCGCGTAGCCGATGGGCAGGTACGCGATGACCAGGAGGAAGACGAGGGCCGGGGCGGTGGTGCCGAGGATCCACGCGCGCCGCTCGGAGGTGGCGCTCATCGCGGGCGACTCTACCACGTCCCGCGGAAATCAGCGGCCCGCGTTGAGGTAGACTATGCCCTCGTTCGAGGTCGCTCCCCAACCGCGGAGGTCACGATGCCCAGGATCGAAACGTCGGCAAGGGCCTCACGCCCGCCGCGCCGGGCTCGGTCCACGGACTGCTCCTCATCGTCGACGACGTCCAGGCCGCACGGGCCGAGCTCGTCGTCCACGGTGCCAACCCGAGCGAGATCTTTCATTTCGACGGCACGCTGCGGGTCACCGGGACGCAGGGGCGACTGCCGGGCCCGGACCCGGAGCGCCGCTCCTACAGCTCGTGGATTTCCTTCAGCGATCCCGACGGCAACGGCTGGATGGTCCAGGAGGTCACCACCCGGCTTCCCGGACGCGGGCTGAGCAGCTTCGATGTCGCGACGCTGACCGATCTCCTGCGCGAAACGGAGCATGGCCACGGCCAGTACGAGTCGACCGCCCCGAAGCACCTCTGGTCGGATTGGTACGCCGCCTACATCGTCGCGCGCCAGCAGGGCCGCACCGCCGAGGACGCGGCCGCCGCGCCCAGTGCGATCTGGGGCACCCGAGCCGGCCGGCGCGCGGCAACCAGGCGCGCGGCATTACGTGCCGTATCGGCGAGCGGAGCGTTGCCCGCGACCACCGTCAGCGCCAGGACGTCGAGCTCGGGGGATCCCCAGGCGAGCAGCAACGCCAGCGCGTCATCGATGCCGGGATCGGTATCGATGACCGTCGGCGTCGGTCCGTCGGTCACCCTAGCCCACTCGCTTCATCTTCTTGCGGACCTGGGCGGCGGCCTCGTCCACGATCTGGTCCGACTTCATGCCCTTGATGTTGCGCATCGCGAGCATCCAGCCGGCCAGGTTCTCGTTGTGGTAGAGGCCGATGTACGGGTTCAGCTCACGACCATCCCAGTAGTAGAGCGGCACGCCCTTGGTCCACACCGAGTCGAGGAACTTCAGCACGTCCATGCGCTTCTGGATCACCGGGTTGTCCTGGTACTTGGCCGAGTGCAGCATGTCGCGGCTGGCCGGGATGATGTGCAGCGGCACCGCGTGGTACCAGCTGATGACGTCAGGGTGCTTCATGAAGAACGTGACGTACTTCTTGGCCCCCTCCACGTTCGACTTGTCCAGGACGTGGAAGCCCTGGATCGAGAGGTAGTAGGCCTCGGTGAGCTTCTTCGGCAGCTCGAACGGCATGGTGGCGTCGGCGATCTTGGGGTTGTTGGCGATCGTCTGGTCGAGCAGCCGCGAGCCCACGTAGTAGGACGACGCCGCCTTCTCGCTGAAGTAGGTCGACATCAGCTCGCCCCAGTTGTAGGTGCTGGCCTCGGGCGAGAACTTGTGCAGCTCGTTGAGGAAGTCGAGCGTCTCGATCGCGCGCTTCTTCTGGTCCCCCTGGTCCAGCACCACCTCGTAGTCCTTCTTGCCCGCGTTCCACTTGAACCAGTGCACGTCGTTCTTCATGAACATCGTCTCGAGCAGGAGCGTGCTGGCGCCCGTCTCGGCTGAGGGCACGATGCAGCCGTACATGCCGGGCGGCTCGTTGAGCGCCTTGGCCGCCTTGAGGTAGTCGTCCCAGGACTTCGGCGCCGGGACCTTCTTGGCGTCGAAGAGGTCCTTGCGGTACCAGCCGTAGGTGAACTGCTGGCTGGTCGGGATGGAGCGGTCCGCGCCCTTGTAGATCATCCGCAGATTTTCTGCGGTGCCCCCGGTGGCCTTCAGCACGTCGCCCACGTCGGCCAGCTGGCCCTCGATGGCCAGGTTCATCGCCTGCCCGGCGCCGTACCAGACGATCTCGGGCGGGGTGCCGGCCGCGATCAGTGTCGCCACGCGCTTGGCGATGTTGGCGAAGCCGGGATACTCCATCACCACCTCGATCCCGGTCTCCTTCTTGAAGTCCGCGTTGATCCTGTCATAGACCGCGATCGCCTTCGGGTTCGACTCCTCGGAGACGAACACCACCTTGTTCTTGTCCGCGCCACGCGCGGTACGCACGAGCACCTGCGGGGCCACCGCGGCCGCGCCCGCGACGGCGGCGCCCTTCACGAAGCTCCGGCGATCGATGAACATTGCTCTCATCCTCCTGGTGTGGGGGTGGCCAGAGCGCGCGCCTTGAGCGCCGCGCGGTCGATCTTGTTCGTGCCGGCCAGCGGCAGCTCGGCAACGAGGAATACCCGCCGGGGATGCTGATACGCCGGACCGTGGGCGAGCGCCCACTCCTTGACGGCCTGCTCGGTGAGCCCGGCGCTCGGCCGCGCGACCACGAAGGCCACCGGCACCTGGCCCTTCAGCGCATGATCGACCGGCAGCACCGCGGCCTGCAGCACGTCGGGATGCCGCTCGAGCGTGGACTCGACGTCGCCCGGGTAGACGTTCTCGCCGCCGCACACGAACATGTCGTCGGTGCGGCCGACGAAGTAATAGAAGCCGTCGGCGTCGCGCCGGCAGACGTCGCCGGTGTCGAACCAGCCGTCCTCGAGGCGCCGCGCGGTCTCCTCGGGCAGGTTGTGGTACGCCGCCATCACGCCCGGGTTGCGCGTGAGCAGCACGCCCTCGTCGGGCCCCGGGTCCAGGCGGATCTCGCAGCCCTCCAGCGGGTAGCCGATGGACGTGGCCGGGCGCGGCTTGCCCTCCGGGTGATTCGCGAACATGACCGGGCCCGCCTCGGTCACGCCGTAGCCGTTGGTGGCCGTCGCGTTGGGGAACGTGCGCTGCAGCGACTCGAAGAGCGCGGGCGACGCGGGCGCCGAGCCCACCCCGATCGAGCGCACACTGCCCTTGTCCACCTGGGCGAGCGCGGGATCGCCGAGGATCAGGTGGAACATCGTCGGCACGCCGGAGAGGCGCGTGACGCGATAGCGGCCGATCGACTCCACGTAGAGCCGCTGGTCGAAGCGGGCCAGCAGCACGATGCCGGCGCCGGCCGCCATGCAGACCTTCGTCCACACCAGCGCGTTCTTGTGGTAGAGCGGCGCCGCCACCAGCACGCGGTCCTCCGGCGTCATGCGCCGGGCGCGCACGAGCGCGTCGATCTGCCAGGCCTGGCCGGCGTGGGTCAGCAGCACGCCCTTGGGCCTTCCCGTCGAGCCCGAGGTGTAGGGCTGGAGGCAGATGTCGCCCTCTGCGGGCTCGACCGCGGTGAACGGGCCGGGTTTCAGGAACTGCGGGAAGTCGGCGTCGAAGTCGACCGTCTCGATGTTGGACGGGGCGACCTTCCTATGGGCAGAGTCCACGAAGATCAACCTCAGGTCGGCGTCGCGGGCGATGAACGCGAGGGCCTCGGCGGGGAGCTTGATGTTGAGCGGGACGGGGACCGCGCCGGCGCGCATCGTGCCGTAGAGGGCGGCCATGTACTCCGTGCGGTTCAGCGCGAGGATGCCGACGCGGTCGCCTCGGCGGAGACCTTTGGCGCTCAGGCCGGCGGCGATGGCGTTACAGTGGGCGTCAAGCTGGGCGTAGGTCACCTCGCTGGGTTGGGTGGGCTTGGAGAGGTCGACGACTGCTAGCCCCTCACCCCGCCCTCTCCCCAGCGGGGAGAGGGTTGAGAACGAGCCGACGTTCACTCGGGCGCTCACGGCTTGACGAGGATCTTGCCGAAGACCTCGCGGTCTTCCATCACGCGCATCGCTTCGCGGGATTCGGCGAGGGGGTAGACCGCGTGGATGATCGGCTTGATGGAGCCGCGCTCCACCTCGGCCAGCAGCGCTTCGAGATCCTGGCGCATCCAGCCGTTGGCGCCGACGATGTTGACCTCGCGGCGCCAGATGTAGCGGATGTCGGTCTTCGGGTCGAAGCCGGCGGTGGCCCCGCAGGTGAGCAAGCGCCCGTTCCGGGCCAAAGTGCGCAGGCTCGGCACCCACGTGTCGCCGCCGGTATAGTTCACCAGCACGTCGACGCCCTTCTTGCCGGAGATCTCCCAGGCGCGCCTGGAGAAGTCTTCCCTGGTGTAGTCGATGACGTGGTCCGCGCCCAGCTCCTGCAAACGCTTCAGCTTGGCGGCCGAGGAGGCGCAGGCGATCACGCGCGCTTTGAGGTTCTTGGCGATCTGCACGCAGCCGGTGCCGACGCCGCCGCTCGCCCCCAGGATCAGCACCAGCTCTCCGGGCTGCAGCTTCCCGCGCGTGATCATCATGCGGTACGCCGTGCCGTAGGCGATGGGCAGCGAGGCGGCCTGCTCGAACGTCACCGCGTCGGGCATGGCGATCAGGTTGTCGGCGTCCACCGCGATGCGCTCGCAGAGACCGCCGTTGGCGTGCTCGCCCAGCGCGCCACCGTGCTTGATGTGTGGATCCACCAGGACGCGCTTGCCGATCCAGTCGCGCGCCACCCCGGCGCCGACCGAATGCACGACGCCCGAGATATCGCCGCCCGGGATGCGCGGCATCTCCACCGGCAGGCCCGGCATCCCGCGCAGCACGAAGAT is a window encoding:
- a CDS encoding LuxR C-terminal-related transcriptional regulator is translated as MTADSSLDQARAVFERQAWGDAYSQLSDADRESALAPEDLERLAIAAHLVGRDAESAEAWTRAHHAFLGQGAAPGAARCAFWLGFTSLLQGESAKSGGWLARGQRLLDDGGHDCVERGYLLVLQALRRMWEGDNATLHATFDQAARLGERFGDAQLMAFGRVGVGEALIRAGRTAEGVALFDEVMVAVTTGELSPVGVGIIYCAVIGECQEIFDLRRAKEWTKALGQWCASQPDLVPYRGQCRVHRAEIMQLEGAWADAMREARNACDRPGETVGRSWVGGALYLQAELHRLRGELARAEEVYREASQAGRDSQPGLALLRLAQGKTEAAAAAIRRLMDEAGDQAARSRLLAAHVEIMLAANDVAAARAGADELNRIAEALDAPLLRAMAAHATGATFLAEGDGRAALTALRKAWAAWQGIEAPYEAARVRVLIALACRALGDDDTAQMELDTARWVFRQLGAAPDVARVEALSRAATAPPPGGLTAREVEVLRLVAEGRSNREIAKALVLSDHTVRRHLQNIFNKIGVSSRAAATAFAFQRDLV
- a CDS encoding ABC transporter ATP-binding protein: MAFKVRLEGVQKTFGRGTRAVLAVRDLSLEIGERGFFTFVGPSGCGKTTTLRMIAGLETPTAGRIWFGDTDVTALPPQQRDIAMVFQDIALFPYMTVRQNIGYPLRIAGLPKAQVEAKVEKVAATLGLTDKLTQKPGQLSGGQQQRVAIGRALIREPKVLLMDEPLSALDARLRVEMRTEILRLHRQISSTIIYVTHDQVEAMTMSTRVAVMDQGRALQVAPPRELFARPADVTVATFIGTPAMNIIPATVVETASGLAIELLGRQTPVAPRHHSALQGLKRVDVGIRPQALRLIPAGPDRPAGRVFLREPLGLEDEMLVEVTDGTRVKVVATATEEFPEGAQVGLAFRPSDLYLFVAESKGTICCGID
- a CDS encoding acyl-CoA synthetase; its protein translation is MPAKAKASARRASPYAAGLPRRPANYVPLTPISFLARSAAVYPDKPAVIHGERIFTYAEFAARCRRLASALARRGIGSGDTVAIMAPNVPAMLEAHLGVPMAGAVLNALNYRLDARTIAFLLEHSEAKVLITDREFALTLEAALGQSRRRPVVIDIDDPLYEGEGRRLGETDYEGLLAEGDPDFEPVRPADEWEAICLLYTSGTTGNPKGVVYHHRGAYLNALGNALAFGLTPRSVYLWTLPMFHCSGWTYTWATTAVGGTHVCLRRVDPALVFPAIARHRVTHMCGAPVVMTMLIHAPAETRTAFDHVVEFATGGAAPPTPVIAAMEAMGFRVTHLYGLTESYGPATLCAWQEGWEHLPLPDRAAKMARQGVGYPTLEQLAVMDPKTGAPVPRDGRALGEIVLRSNTVMKGYLKNPAATDEALRDGWFHTGDLAVWHPDGYVEIKDRSKDVIISGGENISSLEVEEVLYRHPAVMEAAVVARPDERWGETPCAFVTLKPGDEGDTDEARIVQWCRDHLAGFKVPKRVVFGPLPKTSTGKIQKFVLRDRARGEA
- a CDS encoding acyl-CoA dehydrogenase family protein gives rise to the protein MATATDPKVTRHASVLDAVRALAPKITARAAEIEKARRLPRDLIRDLTAAGCFRMLVPRSHGGGGFDLPSAMSVIEELSRADASVAWTTVNLAGGWINVGSIPRATFDALYANGPDVILGGVFAPSGTAVPVDGGYRVTGRWAFASGCEDCQWLFGNCMEDHEVAPRLRTVLFSPDQTEIEDTWSVSGLCGTGSHHFVAHDVFVAADRTCLPFSDPPCLDEPLLRMPMPPVFAFGVASVAIGIAEGALEDILALSRSKVPLLAHTALATNPLFQNQLGAADAQLRAARGLLYADAAAAWGTAVAGAEFTPEHRARMRAATTLAATTAASVVDMAYHAGGGSAIYAGSPLQRRFRDVHAITQHFLVKRDVFTTAGAVLAGVEADLTVF
- a CDS encoding 5-formyltetrahydrofolate cyclo-ligase, which encodes METTRAGHAAASKQATRERVWSLLTERRVARFPGAVGRIPNFVGAEAAARRLAQSSAWQAARVIKCNPDAPQLPVRALALEQGKRVFMAVPRLREERWFLELDPRRLAGRERAAASIRGAGKLGKATLPKDMPRIELIVAGSVAVRRDGARAGKGGGFSDLEFALLTELGLVGRWTTVATTVHPLQIVSEPIPMLAHDIPLDLIVTPDETIRCPRRHRRPKGIVWSALTDEKIAEVPLLARLARERRRDR